Proteins encoded in a region of the Mycobacterium branderi genome:
- a CDS encoding PPE family protein: MDFGALPPEINSARMYAGPGSGPMLAAAAAWQELAAELNSAAAHYGSVISGLTSGAWAGPSSASMAAAATPYVGWLAATAGQAEQAGTQAATAAAAYETAFAATVPPPVIAANRSLLATLVATNVLGQNTPAIAATEFHYAEMWAQDAAAMYGYAGASAAAARLTPFTAPPQTTAPGGLAGQAAAVAQAAGTAVGTHAETVMSAGPQLLAATPQALQGLASPQGLESLASSAPGSSSSTSGMSSLSSLSMLTMPARMAMMPMSMLSRLFMMGSANTASTAARAVGNTATALGSALRGGLGSGTGALGSAGLAGLSSGPAVTAGMGRAASIGALSVPSGWSGTASAISPSAAGALPVGTLPASATPAVQAAAQQAVPPMMPITNMAGRGAVGGATPRFEVRPTVIPRSPAGG, from the coding sequence CTGGATTTCGGGGCGCTCCCGCCGGAGATCAACTCCGCGCGCATGTATGCCGGGCCGGGATCGGGACCGATGCTGGCCGCCGCGGCGGCCTGGCAGGAACTGGCCGCCGAGTTGAATTCCGCAGCGGCGCACTATGGTTCGGTGATCTCCGGGTTGACCAGCGGAGCCTGGGCGGGACCCTCGTCGGCGTCGATGGCGGCCGCGGCCACGCCGTACGTCGGCTGGCTCGCCGCCACCGCCGGCCAAGCCGAACAGGCCGGCACCCAGGCCGCGACGGCGGCCGCTGCCTATGAAACCGCTTTTGCCGCAACGGTTCCCCCGCCGGTAATAGCAGCCAACCGCAGCCTGCTCGCCACTCTGGTCGCGACCAATGTCCTCGGACAGAACACCCCGGCCATCGCGGCGACCGAGTTCCACTACGCCGAAATGTGGGCGCAGGACGCCGCGGCCATGTACGGCTACGCCGGAGCGTCGGCGGCGGCCGCGAGACTGACTCCGTTCACGGCACCGCCGCAGACCACCGCTCCGGGCGGGTTGGCCGGCCAGGCCGCCGCGGTGGCCCAGGCCGCGGGCACCGCCGTCGGCACCCACGCCGAGACGGTGATGTCGGCAGGCCCGCAATTACTTGCTGCGACACCCCAAGCGCTGCAAGGGCTTGCGTCGCCCCAGGGCCTGGAAAGCCTCGCGTCCTCGGCGCCTGGGTCGTCGTCGTCCACGTCGGGTATGTCGTCGCTGTCGTCACTGAGCATGCTGACGATGCCTGCCAGGATGGCGATGATGCCGATGAGCATGCTGAGCCGGTTGTTCATGATGGGCAGCGCCAACACGGCGAGCACTGCCGCCAGGGCCGTGGGCAACACCGCTACCGCGTTGGGATCGGCGCTACGGGGCGGGCTCGGTTCCGGCACCGGCGCGCTGGGCTCGGCGGGGCTGGCCGGGCTGAGCAGTGGCCCGGCGGTGACGGCGGGCATGGGGCGGGCGGCCTCGATCGGCGCACTGTCGGTGCCGTCCGGTTGGTCCGGGACGGCGTCGGCGATAAGCCCCTCGGCGGCCGGTGCTTTGCCGGTCGGCACGTTGCCGGCCAGCGCAACCCCGGCGGTTCAGGCGGCCGCCCAGCAGGCGGTGCCTCCTATGATGCCGATCACAAATATGGCCGGGCGCGGCGCGGTCGGCGGCGCCACTCCGCGGTTCGAGGTTCGGCCGACTGTGATTCCGCGCTCACCGGCCGGCGGCTAA
- a CDS encoding PE family protein, whose amino-acid sequence MSFVTTQPEALTAAAGDLQGIGSTMLAQNAAAAAPTTGVLPAAADEVSALTAAQFAAHAQMYQAVGAQAVAIHDMFVATLGASAGSYAATEAANAVAAG is encoded by the coding sequence ATGTCGTTTGTGACGACACAGCCAGAAGCGTTGACGGCAGCGGCGGGCGACCTGCAGGGGATCGGCTCGACGATGCTGGCCCAGAATGCCGCGGCGGCCGCGCCGACGACGGGAGTGCTTCCCGCCGCGGCTGACGAGGTGTCGGCGCTGACCGCGGCGCAGTTCGCCGCGCACGCGCAGATGTATCAGGCGGTCGGCGCACAAGCAGTTGCGATCCACGACATGTTCGTCGCCACCCTCGGCGCAAGCGCCGGCTCCTATGCGGCGACGGAGGCAGCGAACGCGGTTGCAGCCGGCTAG
- the eccCa gene encoding type VII secretion protein EccCa, protein MKRGFARPTPERAPVVKPENIVLPTPLSVPPPEGKPWWLVVVGVLVVGLLVGMVGMTVASGSRMFLGAGAIFPIFMIGGVAMMMFGGRFGGQQQMSRPKLDAMRAQFMLMLDMLRETAQESADSMDANYRWYHPEPTTLSAAVGSSRMWERKPDGKDLNFGVARVGVGMTRPEVTWGEPQNMPTDIELEPVTGKALQEFGRYQSVVYNLPKMVSLLVEPWYSLVGEREQALGLMRAIICQLAFSHGPDHVQMIVVSSDVAQWDWVKWLLHFGDPRRRDAAGNARMVYGSVREFAADQAELFAGRGSFTPRHASSSAETPTPHHVVICDIEDPQWEYVVSTGGVDGVTFFDLTGSALWTAVPERVLTFDKTGVIEALPRDRDTWMVIDDNKWFFALADQLTEAEAEQFSLRMAQWRLAEAYEEIGQRVAHIGARDILSYYGIEDPASIDFNALWNGRGDSMRRARLRVPFGNRSDNGELLFLDMKSLDEGGDGPHGVMSGTTGSGKSTLVRTVLESLMLAHPPDELQFVLADLKGGSAVKPFAGVPHVSRIITDLEEDQALMERFLDALWGEIARRKAICDNAGVDDAKEYNEMRARLRARGQDMPPLPMLVVVIDEFYEWFRIMPTAVDVLDSIGRQGRAYWIHLMMASQTIESRAEKLMENMGYRLVLKARTAGAAQAAGVPNAVNLPAQAGLGYFRKSGDEIIRFQAEFLWRDYRRGVSLDEDGQAPLVHSVDYIRPQLFTTAFTPLEVSVSGADLDAQREITNGEVITDTEDRDVDVDVVDADVDDEEEEAIRTPKVGTVIIDRLRQIPFEPYRLWHPPLDEPVAIDDLVNRFLGRPWQQNYGSARNLVFPIGIIDRPYKHDQPPWTVDTSGAGANVLVLGAGGSGKTTALQTLICSAALTHTPEQVQFYCLAYSSTALTTVAGLPHVGEVVGPTDPYGVRRTVAEMLALVRERKRSFLEHGIASMEMFRRRKFAGEPGPVPDDGFGDVYLVIDNYRALAEENEVLIEQVNQIINQGPSFGVHVIVTADRESELRPPVRSGFGSRVELRLAAVEDAKLVRSRFAKDVPVKPGRGMVAVNYVRLDSDPQSGLHTLIARPALGSTSDSVFESDSVAAAVSQVAVGRTRPVRRLPARFELEQLQALAAADRRQGVGAGGIAWAVSELDLQPVYLNFDDNAHLMITGRRECGRTTTLATIMREIGRIYAPGASTAPPTSRPSAQVWLVDPRRQLLTTLGSDYVENFAYNLDGVAAMMDQLAAALSRREPPPGLSAEELLSHSWWSGPEIFLIIDDVQQLPPGFDSPLHKAAPWVTRAADVGLHVIITRTFGGWSSAGSDPMLRALHQANAPLLVMDADPDEGFIRGKMKGGPLPRGRGLLMAEDTGVFVQVAATDLRR, encoded by the coding sequence GTGAAACGTGGCTTTGCGCGGCCCACGCCGGAGCGAGCGCCGGTAGTCAAGCCGGAGAACATCGTCTTACCGACGCCGCTGAGTGTTCCGCCCCCCGAGGGCAAGCCGTGGTGGCTGGTTGTCGTCGGCGTGCTGGTGGTCGGCCTGCTGGTCGGCATGGTCGGCATGACCGTCGCCAGCGGCTCGCGGATGTTCCTCGGTGCCGGCGCGATCTTCCCGATCTTCATGATCGGCGGCGTCGCGATGATGATGTTCGGCGGCCGGTTCGGCGGCCAGCAGCAGATGAGCCGGCCGAAACTCGACGCGATGCGCGCCCAGTTCATGTTGATGCTGGACATGCTGCGCGAAACCGCCCAGGAGTCCGCCGATTCCATGGACGCCAACTACCGCTGGTACCACCCGGAGCCGACCACCCTGTCGGCCGCGGTGGGCTCGTCGCGGATGTGGGAGCGCAAGCCCGACGGCAAGGACCTCAACTTCGGGGTCGCCCGCGTCGGCGTCGGGATGACCCGGCCGGAGGTGACCTGGGGCGAGCCGCAGAACATGCCGACCGACATCGAACTGGAACCGGTGACGGGAAAGGCCCTCCAGGAGTTCGGCCGCTACCAAAGCGTCGTCTACAACCTGCCCAAGATGGTGTCGCTGCTCGTCGAGCCGTGGTACTCGCTGGTGGGCGAGCGCGAGCAGGCGCTGGGCCTCATGCGGGCGATCATCTGCCAGTTGGCGTTCTCGCACGGACCCGACCACGTCCAGATGATTGTCGTCAGTTCCGATGTGGCGCAATGGGATTGGGTCAAGTGGCTGCTGCACTTCGGTGATCCCCGCCGGCGCGACGCCGCGGGCAACGCGCGGATGGTGTACGGGTCGGTGCGTGAGTTCGCCGCCGACCAAGCCGAATTGTTCGCCGGCCGTGGGTCGTTCACGCCGCGGCACGCCAGCTCGTCGGCCGAGACACCCACCCCGCACCACGTGGTCATCTGCGACATCGAGGATCCGCAGTGGGAGTACGTGGTCAGCACCGGCGGCGTCGACGGTGTGACGTTCTTCGACCTGACCGGGTCGGCGCTGTGGACCGCCGTACCCGAGCGGGTGCTGACGTTCGACAAAACCGGAGTGATCGAGGCGCTGCCGCGCGACCGCGACACCTGGATGGTGATCGACGACAACAAGTGGTTCTTCGCGCTGGCCGACCAGCTGACTGAAGCCGAGGCCGAGCAGTTCTCGCTGCGCATGGCGCAATGGCGGCTGGCCGAGGCCTACGAGGAGATCGGGCAGCGAGTGGCGCACATCGGTGCGCGAGACATCTTGTCCTACTACGGAATCGAGGACCCCGCGTCAATCGATTTCAATGCCCTGTGGAACGGCCGCGGCGATTCGATGCGCCGGGCGCGGTTGCGCGTGCCGTTCGGTAACCGCTCCGACAACGGCGAATTGTTGTTCCTGGACATGAAGTCGCTCGACGAGGGCGGCGACGGCCCGCACGGCGTGATGTCGGGGACAACCGGTTCGGGTAAGTCGACGCTGGTGCGCACCGTGCTCGAGTCGCTGATGCTCGCCCATCCGCCCGACGAGCTGCAGTTCGTGCTCGCCGACCTCAAGGGTGGGTCGGCCGTCAAGCCGTTCGCCGGGGTGCCGCACGTGTCGCGGATCATCACCGACCTGGAAGAAGACCAGGCGCTGATGGAGCGCTTCCTGGACGCCCTGTGGGGCGAAATCGCCCGGCGCAAGGCGATTTGCGACAACGCCGGTGTCGACGACGCCAAGGAGTACAACGAGATGCGCGCCCGGCTGCGCGCACGCGGCCAGGACATGCCGCCGCTGCCGATGCTGGTGGTCGTCATCGACGAGTTCTACGAGTGGTTCCGGATCATGCCGACCGCGGTCGACGTCCTCGACTCCATCGGCCGGCAGGGCCGCGCCTACTGGATCCATCTGATGATGGCGTCGCAGACCATCGAGAGCCGGGCCGAAAAGCTCATGGAGAACATGGGTTACCGGTTGGTGCTGAAAGCACGCACCGCCGGCGCGGCGCAGGCCGCCGGCGTGCCCAACGCGGTGAACCTGCCGGCCCAAGCGGGTCTGGGCTATTTCCGCAAGAGTGGCGACGAGATCATCCGCTTCCAGGCCGAGTTCCTGTGGCGCGACTATCGCCGCGGCGTATCGCTCGACGAGGACGGCCAGGCGCCACTGGTGCACAGCGTCGATTACATTCGCCCGCAACTCTTTACCACTGCGTTCACGCCACTGGAAGTCAGCGTCAGCGGTGCGGATCTCGACGCGCAACGCGAGATCACCAACGGCGAAGTGATCACCGACACCGAAGACCGCGACGTCGATGTCGACGTCGTCGATGCTGACGTCGACGACGAGGAAGAAGAAGCGATCCGGACGCCGAAAGTCGGCACCGTGATCATTGACCGGCTGCGCCAGATCCCGTTCGAGCCGTATCGGTTGTGGCACCCGCCGCTGGACGAGCCGGTGGCCATCGACGACCTGGTGAACCGCTTCCTGGGCCGGCCCTGGCAGCAGAACTACGGCAGCGCCCGCAATCTGGTGTTCCCGATCGGGATCATCGACCGGCCGTACAAGCACGACCAGCCGCCGTGGACCGTGGACACTTCCGGGGCGGGCGCCAACGTGCTGGTCCTGGGCGCCGGCGGGTCCGGCAAGACCACCGCGCTGCAGACGCTGATCTGCTCGGCCGCGCTGACCCACACGCCCGAGCAGGTGCAGTTCTACTGCCTGGCCTACAGCAGCACCGCGTTGACTACGGTGGCCGGGCTGCCCCACGTCGGCGAGGTCGTCGGGCCCACCGACCCCTACGGCGTGCGGCGCACGGTCGCCGAGATGCTGGCGTTGGTGCGTGAGCGCAAGCGCAGCTTCCTCGAGCACGGAATCGCCTCGATGGAGATGTTCCGGCGACGCAAGTTCGCCGGCGAGCCGGGCCCCGTTCCCGATGATGGCTTCGGCGACGTCTATCTGGTGATCGACAACTACCGGGCGCTGGCCGAAGAGAACGAGGTCCTGATCGAGCAGGTCAACCAAATCATCAACCAGGGCCCGTCGTTCGGTGTGCACGTGATCGTCACCGCCGATCGCGAATCGGAGCTGCGGCCCCCGGTGCGCAGCGGATTCGGCTCCCGGGTGGAGCTGCGGCTGGCCGCGGTGGAGGACGCCAAGCTGGTGCGTTCCCGGTTCGCCAAGGACGTCCCGGTCAAGCCGGGACGCGGCATGGTCGCGGTCAACTACGTGCGATTGGACAGCGATCCGCAGTCCGGTCTGCACACACTGATCGCCAGGCCCGCGCTCGGCAGCACGTCGGATTCGGTGTTCGAGTCCGACAGCGTGGCCGCGGCGGTCAGTCAGGTGGCGGTCGGTCGGACCCGTCCGGTGCGCCGCCTGCCGGCGCGCTTCGAGCTCGAGCAGCTGCAGGCACTGGCCGCCGCCGATCGCCGCCAGGGCGTCGGCGCGGGCGGAATCGCTTGGGCGGTATCGGAATTGGACCTGCAGCCGGTCTACCTCAACTTCGACGACAACGCGCACTTGATGATCACCGGCCGTCGCGAGTGTGGCCGCACCACTACGCTGGCCACGATCATGCGCGAGATCGGGCGGATCTACGCGCCCGGCGCCAGCACCGCACCGCCCACGTCGCGGCCCTCCGCGCAGGTGTGGCTGGTCGACCCGCGTCGTCAGCTGCTGACCACGCTGGGCTCCGACTACGTCGAGAATTTCGCGTACAACCTCGATGGGGTCGCCGCGATGATGGATCAGCTGGCCGCCGCGCTGTCGCGCCGCGAGCCGCCGCCTGGGCTGTCCGCCGAGGAGTTGCTGTCGCACTCGTGGTGGAGCGGGCCGGAGATCTTCCTGATCATCGACGACGTGCAGCAGCTGCCGCCGGGCTTCGACTCGCCGCTGCACAAGGCGGCACCGTGGGTGACCAGGGCGGCCGACGTCGGCTTGCACGTGATCATCACCCGCACCTTCGGCGGCTGGTCGTCGGCCGGCAGCGACCCGATGCTGCGGGCGCTGCACCAGGCGAACGCGCCCTTGCTGGTGATGGACGCCGACCCCGACGAGGGCTTCATCCGCGGCAAGATGAAGGGCGGCCCGCTGCCTCGCGGCCGTGGCCTGCTGATGGCCGAGGACACCGGCGTGTTCGTCCAGGTGGCGGCCACCGACCTGCGTCGGTAA
- the eccB gene encoding type VII secretion protein EccB: MPSEQGGQRGSGYGLGLSTRTQVTGYQFLARRTAMALTRWRVRMEIEPGRRQTLAVVASVSAAAVICLGALLWSFINPSGQLNESPIIADRDSGALYVRVGDTLYPALNLASARLIAGRADNPHKVRASQIAQQPHGPMVGIPGAPSSFSPTTPTSSSWLVCDAVTSTAGVGAPSPVTVTVIDGTPDLSNHRRVLSGSDAVVLRYGNDTWVIREGRRSRIDAGNRAVLLPLGITPEQVTQARPMSRALYDALPVGPELTVPKVPDAGSPANFPGAPGPVGTVFVTPQISGPQQYSVVLMDGVQTVTPVVAQILQNAGATPGAHLVTVAPPALAKMPVVTGLDLSAYPDGPLKVVDIRDNPATCWWWEKTAGEERARTEVVSGPTIPVAQSDTNKVVSLVKADNSGREADRVYFGPNFANFVAVTGNDPGASTTESLWWLSDSGVRFGVDNTRDARSALGLTSTPSPAPWVALRLLAPGPTLSRADALVRHDTLPTDMNPAELAVPK, translated from the coding sequence GTGCCGTCTGAGCAGGGCGGCCAGCGCGGCTCGGGGTACGGCCTCGGGCTGTCGACGCGTACCCAGGTAACCGGCTACCAGTTCCTGGCGCGACGGACCGCGATGGCGTTGACCCGCTGGCGGGTCCGGATGGAGATCGAACCGGGTCGGCGCCAGACGCTGGCCGTCGTGGCGTCGGTGTCTGCGGCGGCGGTGATCTGCCTGGGCGCCCTGCTGTGGTCGTTCATCAACCCCTCCGGCCAGCTGAACGAGTCGCCGATCATCGCCGACCGCGATTCCGGCGCGCTGTACGTCCGGGTCGGCGACACGTTGTATCCGGCGCTGAACCTGGCATCGGCCCGGCTGATCGCCGGCCGCGCCGACAACCCGCACAAGGTGCGCGCGAGCCAGATCGCCCAGCAACCGCACGGCCCGATGGTCGGCATTCCCGGCGCACCGTCCTCGTTCTCGCCGACCACACCCACGTCGTCGTCGTGGCTGGTGTGTGACGCGGTCACCTCGACGGCCGGGGTGGGGGCCCCGTCCCCGGTGACGGTGACGGTGATCGACGGCACCCCGGACCTGTCGAATCACCGGCGGGTGCTGAGCGGATCGGACGCGGTGGTGCTGCGCTACGGCAACGACACCTGGGTGATCCGGGAAGGCCGCCGGTCGCGCATCGACGCGGGCAACCGTGCCGTGTTACTGCCGCTGGGCATCACCCCGGAACAAGTCACCCAGGCCCGGCCGATGAGCCGCGCGCTCTACGACGCCTTGCCGGTGGGCCCCGAGCTGACGGTGCCCAAAGTGCCCGACGCCGGCAGTCCGGCTAATTTCCCCGGGGCCCCCGGTCCGGTGGGCACGGTGTTCGTGACTCCGCAAATCAGTGGGCCGCAACAATATTCGGTGGTGCTGATGGACGGCGTGCAGACCGTGACGCCGGTGGTGGCCCAGATCCTGCAGAACGCCGGCGCCACCCCGGGCGCTCATCTGGTGACGGTCGCGCCGCCCGCCCTGGCGAAGATGCCTGTGGTGACCGGTCTGGATCTGTCGGCCTATCCGGACGGCCCGCTGAAGGTGGTGGACATTCGCGACAACCCGGCGACCTGCTGGTGGTGGGAGAAGACCGCCGGCGAGGAGCGGGCGCGCACCGAGGTGGTGTCCGGTCCCACCATCCCGGTGGCTCAGTCCGACACCAACAAGGTGGTGTCGCTGGTGAAGGCCGACAATTCCGGCCGGGAAGCCGACCGGGTCTACTTCGGCCCCAACTTTGCGAACTTCGTCGCGGTCACCGGCAACGACCCCGGCGCGTCGACGACGGAATCGCTGTGGTGGCTTTCGGATTCGGGTGTGCGGTTCGGGGTCGACAACACCCGCGACGCACGCAGCGCGCTGGGCCTGACCTCGACGCCGAGTCCGGCGCCGTGGGTGGCGTTGCGTCTGCTGGCGCCCGGGCCGACGCTGTCACGAGCTGACGCGCTGGTGCGCCATGACACCCTTCCGACCGACATGAACCCTGCAGAATTGGCGGTACCCAAGTGA
- the malQ gene encoding 4-alpha-glucanotransferase, which produces MTPTAPSLTELAGRLGIATDYEDWTGRRVPVTDSTVVAVLAAFGVAAGTESQCAAALAALDREYWARALPATVVGRAGAQTRFWVHVTHGHPAEVWVQLEDGTLRRGVRQVDNFTEPFDLDGRLVGEASFELPADLPLGYHRLHLRSGDQKTDTALIVTPDWLGLPERLGARRTWGLAAQLYSVRSRGSWGVGDLTDLTDLAVWSASRHGAGYLLVNPLHAATPTKPMEPSPYLPTSRRFVNPLYLRVEAIPEFAYLPKRSRVRRLRERARDRAATSDSIDRDTAWAAKRKALQLVYRVPRSAGRQLAFAAFCAREGTALDDFATWCALAEEYGADWHQWPESLQHPSAPGVAEFVAEHAAEVDFHRWLQWQLEEQLATAQSRAVAAGMSLGIMADLAVGVHPTGADAWGLQDALALGVTAGAPPDEFNQLGQDWSQPPWRPDRLDEQEYQPFRALIRAVLRHAGGVRIDHIIGLFRLWWIPEGSPPTHGTYVRYDHEAMVGIVALEAHRAGAVVVGEDLGTVEPWVREYLRARGVLGTSILWFERDRDGDGGPLPAERWREYCLSAVTTHDLPPTAGYLAGEHVRLRDSLGLLTRPVDEELAAAAADREAWLAELRRVGLLGRHADLDETVVALHEYLGRTPSRLLGLALTDAVGDHRTQNQPGTTDEYPNWRVPLSGPDGRPVLLEDVFTDPRAARLAETLHAQTAG; this is translated from the coding sequence ATGACGCCCACTGCCCCGTCGTTGACCGAACTCGCCGGGCGGCTCGGGATCGCCACCGACTACGAGGACTGGACCGGTCGGCGGGTGCCCGTCACCGACAGCACCGTGGTGGCCGTCCTGGCCGCGTTCGGGGTGGCCGCGGGGACCGAGTCGCAATGCGCCGCCGCGCTGGCAGCGCTGGACCGCGAGTACTGGGCGCGCGCGCTGCCGGCCACCGTCGTCGGCCGCGCGGGCGCGCAGACCCGGTTCTGGGTTCATGTGACCCACGGTCATCCCGCCGAGGTGTGGGTGCAGCTCGAGGATGGAACCCTGCGCCGCGGCGTCCGGCAGGTCGACAACTTCACCGAGCCGTTCGACCTCGACGGCCGCCTGGTCGGCGAGGCCAGCTTCGAGCTGCCCGCCGACCTGCCGCTGGGCTATCACCGCCTGCATCTGCGGTCCGGCGACCAAAAGACCGACACCGCGCTGATCGTCACGCCCGACTGGCTGGGGTTGCCGGAGCGGCTCGGCGCTCGCCGCACCTGGGGCCTGGCGGCACAGTTATATAGCGTGCGGTCCCGAGGGTCGTGGGGCGTCGGCGACCTGACCGACCTCACCGACCTCGCGGTGTGGTCCGCGTCGCGGCACGGCGCCGGCTATCTGTTGGTCAACCCGCTGCATGCGGCCACCCCGACCAAGCCGATGGAGCCGTCGCCCTATCTGCCGACGTCGCGGCGCTTCGTCAACCCGCTCTACCTGCGGGTCGAGGCGATACCGGAGTTCGCTTACCTGCCCAAACGCAGCCGGGTGCGGCGGCTGCGTGAGCGGGCCCGCGACCGCGCGGCCACCTCCGACTCGATCGACCGCGACACCGCATGGGCGGCCAAACGCAAGGCGCTGCAACTCGTCTACCGGGTCCCGCGTTCGGCGGGCCGGCAACTGGCCTTCGCGGCGTTCTGCGCGCGCGAGGGCACCGCGCTCGACGACTTCGCCACCTGGTGTGCGCTGGCCGAGGAGTACGGCGCTGACTGGCATCAATGGCCGGAATCACTGCAGCACCCGAGCGCGCCCGGCGTGGCCGAATTCGTCGCCGAGCACGCTGCGGAGGTGGATTTCCATCGCTGGCTGCAATGGCAGCTCGAAGAGCAGCTGGCCACTGCTCAGTCTCGGGCGGTGGCGGCCGGGATGTCGCTGGGCATCATGGCCGACCTGGCCGTCGGCGTGCATCCCACCGGCGCGGACGCCTGGGGACTGCAGGACGCGCTGGCGCTGGGTGTGACGGCGGGCGCGCCGCCGGACGAGTTCAACCAGCTCGGCCAGGACTGGTCGCAGCCGCCGTGGCGTCCGGACCGCCTCGACGAGCAGGAGTACCAGCCGTTCCGGGCGCTGATCCGCGCCGTGCTGCGGCACGCCGGCGGGGTGCGCATCGACCACATCATCGGGCTGTTCCGGCTGTGGTGGATCCCCGAGGGTTCGCCACCCACGCATGGCACCTATGTGCGCTACGACCACGAGGCGATGGTCGGCATCGTCGCGCTGGAGGCCCATCGGGCCGGGGCGGTGGTGGTCGGTGAGGACCTCGGCACGGTCGAGCCGTGGGTGCGCGAGTATCTGCGGGCCCGCGGCGTGCTTGGTACCTCGATTCTGTGGTTCGAGCGCGACCGCGACGGTGACGGCGGGCCGCTACCGGCCGAACGCTGGCGGGAGTACTGCCTATCCGCGGTCACCACGCATGACCTGCCGCCGACCGCGGGATATCTGGCGGGCGAGCATGTGCGGCTTCGGGATTCGCTGGGACTGTTGACCCGTCCGGTCGACGAAGAGCTCGCGGCCGCTGCGGCAGACCGGGAGGCGTGGCTGGCCGAGCTGCGGCGGGTCGGGCTGCTGGGTCGGCACGCCGACCTCGACGAAACCGTGGTGGCCCTGCACGAGTACCTGGGCCGTACGCCGTCGCGGCTGCTGGGTCTGGCGCTGACCGACGCGGTCGGCGATCACCGCACCCAGAACCAGCCCGGCACCACCGACGAGTACCCGAATTGGCGGGTGCCGCTGTCCGGTCCCGACGGTCGGCCGGTGCTGCTCGAGGACGTCTTCACCGACCCGCGGGCCGCGCGGCTGGCCGAAACGCTGCATGCTCAGACGGCCGGTTAA
- a CDS encoding LLM class F420-dependent oxidoreductase produces the protein MKVAVVAPVGAGVTADPAWMAAFARHLEVCGFESIVVVEHTVLATRYDSVYPYDSSGRVELAADCPVPDPLDLLAFLAGHTERLGLATGVLVLPNHHPVVLAKRAATVDVLSGGRLRLCVGVGWLREEIEACGTEFGSRGRRADEQLGVLRALWDDRPHGVSHHGEFFHFDDITCHPKPVAGVGLPVHIGGHSAAAARRAGRLGDGFQPLGVVGAQLGSLLSLMRDEASAAGRDPDRLEVSLGHSVTKIDADRAGRLAEQGADRIVLAMPPLTDIEQAKDALSACAQRLLLAS, from the coding sequence ATGAAAGTCGCGGTGGTCGCCCCGGTCGGCGCCGGTGTCACGGCGGACCCCGCGTGGATGGCGGCGTTTGCACGGCATCTGGAGGTCTGCGGCTTCGAGTCAATCGTGGTCGTCGAGCACACCGTGCTGGCGACCCGCTACGACAGCGTCTACCCCTACGACAGCTCGGGCCGGGTGGAACTCGCGGCCGACTGCCCGGTCCCCGATCCGCTTGATCTGCTGGCGTTCTTGGCCGGCCACACCGAGCGGCTGGGTCTGGCCACCGGAGTTCTGGTGCTGCCCAATCACCATCCGGTTGTGCTGGCCAAGCGGGCGGCCACCGTCGACGTGCTGTCGGGTGGGCGACTTCGGCTGTGTGTCGGCGTCGGTTGGCTGCGTGAAGAAATCGAAGCCTGCGGAACCGAATTCGGCAGCCGGGGCCGGCGAGCCGACGAGCAGTTGGGAGTGCTTCGGGCGCTGTGGGACGACCGCCCGCACGGGGTCAGCCACCATGGCGAGTTCTTTCACTTCGACGACATCACTTGCCACCCGAAACCCGTTGCAGGCGTTGGTCTTCCGGTGCATATCGGCGGGCACAGCGCTGCGGCGGCGCGGCGAGCGGGCCGGCTCGGCGACGGTTTTCAGCCGCTGGGGGTCGTCGGCGCGCAGCTGGGCTCGCTGCTGTCGCTGATGCGCGACGAGGCCTCGGCCGCCGGCCGCGACCCGGACCGCCTGGAGGTGTCGTTGGGCCACTCGGTCACCAAGATCGACGCCGACCGCGCGGGCCGCCTGGCCGAGCAGGGTGCCGACCGGATCGTGTTGGCCATGCCGCCGCTCACCGACATCGAGCAGGCCAAGGACGCGTTGTCGGCCTGCGCGCAACGCCTGTTGCTGGCGTCATGA
- a CDS encoding nuclear transport factor 2 family protein — MTLTASDRAGLSDLVHRYAAGVDDRQFDAVAALFTDTAELTVPDPPASLEPVQRHSGRAAIAAAVAKVTVAARTEHAIVGEVYDGGAQPDSALGRITCIAHHWSREAGQITDVVWHLRYDDQYLRTGDGWQISRRALTVNAIETRPARRLR, encoded by the coding sequence ATGACGCTCACCGCGAGCGACCGGGCGGGGCTGTCCGATCTGGTGCACCGATACGCCGCCGGGGTCGACGATCGCCAATTCGACGCTGTTGCAGCACTTTTCACTGACACGGCCGAACTTACGGTGCCCGACCCGCCGGCCTCGCTGGAACCGGTCCAGCGTCACAGCGGTCGGGCCGCCATCGCAGCGGCGGTCGCCAAGGTCACGGTCGCCGCACGCACCGAACACGCGATAGTCGGCGAGGTTTACGACGGCGGCGCACAGCCCGATTCCGCGCTCGGCCGCATCACCTGCATCGCGCACCACTGGAGCCGCGAAGCGGGCCAGATCACCGACGTGGTCTGGCACCTGCGTTACGACGACCAGTATCTGCGGACCGGCGACGGCTGGCAGATCAGCCGGCGCGCGCTGACCGTCAACGCGATCGAGACTCGGCCGGCACGCCGGCTGCGTTAG